The sequence below is a genomic window from candidate division KSB1 bacterium.
ACGCAGTAACCAGAAAAGGAAATCGCAAATCCCAACTAGAAAATTCCAAATAAAGTTTAAATTTCCAATTGCCAACGATCAAAACGCTAAGAAGTTTGTTTGGGTTTTGAAAATTTGTAAATTGAGATTTGTTTGTCATTTGATTTTTGTTTATTTGTGATTTTTTCGAATCGTGCCGACAAAACTTGTCGATGTACGGCGCTAAGCGTCTAAAGCTCAATATTTTTCTGATTTCCCTTCATCTATTTCTTCTAAAGATCATCCCCAAAATCCTTGCTTTTATTTTGTAAAAGAGATATATTTTTCTACTGATTAACAGAAATTCCCACTGAGGTATTTTAAAACTGTTTCGAGGAGGAAATATGAATTCTCTCAATCGACGCGAGTTTTTAGGTGCAATCGGCAGGCCGGTTGCAGTGGCTGCAACGGTTGCGGTGTTGGATCCTTTAGGCATGCGGCGCGCAATAGAGGCTTTGGCTAATATTCCCGGCACACCCGAGGAAATTGCTGCTGATGAATCGTTTTGGTTTGAAGTTCAGCAGGCATTTACGGTCGATCGCAGTTTGGTAAATCTCAATAACGGTGGCGTGAGTCCGGCCCCGGCTGTGGTTCAAGACGCCATGAAACGGCATCTGGATTACTCGAACGAAGCGCCGGTTTACACCATGTGGCGTATTTTGGAGCCGCAACGGGAAGGCGTACGTAATCGTCTTGCCAGGGCCTTTAAGTGTTCGCCCGAGGAGATAGCTTTGACTCGCAATGCATCAGAGAGCTTGCAGATTTGCCAGCTCGGGCTTGATTTCAAATCCGGTGACGAGGTTTTAACCACCGATCAAGACTACGGTCGGATGATCACCACTTTTAGACAGCGTGAGAGACGAGAGGGTATTAAATTAAACCTCTTCCCCATTCCTGTCCCTGCAGAAGATCCAAAGAAAATCGTCAGTCTGTTTGAAGAAAATATCACTGCCAAAACCAAAGCCATTTTGATGAGTCATATGATTAATCTTACCGGACAAATCCTGCCGGTGAAACAGGTCACTCAGATGGCAAGAAAAAAAGGCATTCCGGTCATCGTCGATGGTGCGCATTCTTTTGCCCATTTTGATTTTACACACGAGGATCTTGACTGCGATTACTTCACTACGAGCTTGCACAAATGGCTGTTCGCACCCCATGGAACGGGCATGCTGTATGTTAGGAAGGATAAAATCGCCGGCCTCTGGCCGATGATGCCGGCCTCGAAAAAAATGGACGACGATATTCGCAAGTTTGAGGAAATCGGCACGCACCCGGCTGCAAATTACCTGGCAATTGCCGAGGCTTTAACTTTTCACCAGGGAATCGGACCGAAGCGCAAAGAAGCTCGCCTGGTTTACCTGCGTGATCGTTGGGCCAAGCGGCTTCTCGAACATGATCGAGTGCGATTGCATACCAGCTTGAAACCGGGTTTTGCCTGCGGTCTTGCTACTGTGCAAATTGAAGGCATTGACCCGGTTGAACTTACAACTCACCTCTGGAAAAAACAGCGAATCATTGTTACCCCAATTATGCGTGATGAATTTCAAGGTATCCGTGTGACTCCGAATGTTTACACGACCCTTGAAGAGGTCGATCGCTTTTGCGAGGCAATGGAAACCGTAATCAAGAAAGGACTGCCAAAGACATGAAATATTTTATAATAACTGTTTTGCTAATCGGTTGCGGCGCTCAGCAGCCTGCTGACAAAGAAGTCATTTCTTCAGAAAACGCGCCGGCAGCAATCGGACCTTATTCGCAAGCCATTCGAGCCGGAAACACACTTTATCTTGCCGGACAAATTGCCATTGATCCCGCGACCGGTAAAATGATTGAAGGCGGAGTTGAAGATCAGACGCATCGGGTTTTGAAAAACATCGGGGCTGTTTTAAAAGAGGCTGGTTTTACCATTAGTGACGTCGTGCAAAGCCAGGTCTTTCTTGCCGATTTGAATAATTATGGCGCCATGAATGCTGTCTACGCAACTTATTTTAAGAAAAATCCGCCGGCACGGGCAGCGGTGCAAGTTGCTCGTTTGCCTTTGGATGCGCTGGTGGAAATTATGGTGACGGCGGTAAGAACAAAATAGTGCAACGTTTTCAAAACAACCGGGCAATATACAGTGTTAGCGTGTTCAGGTGTTAAAGTGTTAAAGTGTTAAAGTGTTTACTTATTTTATCACGTTGATTATTTCAAAATATTTGTGCCTGAACACTCGAACATACAAACACACAAACACGAGAACACTTTATCCACATTGCGATGATATTTAGAAAACACTAGAAGTGAATATCCTCATCCTCGAACCCTACTTTACCGGCTCTCATAAAGTTTGGGCACAAGGGTATCAAAAACAGAGCAAACATACCGTTGAAATTTTAAGCCTTCCCGGTAACTTTTGGAAATGGCGCATGCACGGCGGCGCTGTTAGCCTGGCGAAAAACTTCCTTGCCGGGAATTTTGAACCCGATTTGCTACTCGCCACCGACATGCTCGATCTAACCACCTTCTTATCACTAACACGTCATAAAACTTCGAATCTTCCGACAGCAATTTACTTTCACGAAAACCAATTATCCTACCCGTGGTCGCCTTCCGATCGCGATGTTATGCAAAAACGTGATAAGCACTATGGATTTATAAACTATGTCAGCGCTTTGACTGCGGACGCTGTTTTTTTCAATTCTAAATATCACCAGGACAGTTTTTTAGACGAATTGATGCGCTATCTGAAACACTTCCCAGATCATACCGACCTGGAGAATATCGACAGAATAAAATCGAAGAGCAAAGTTTTACCCTTAGGGTTGGATTTGTCTCGCCTCGATGAATTTAAACCAACCCTAAACTCGAAACTCGAAACTGCTAACGCGAAACCTTTAATCTTGTGGAACCATCGCTGGGAATACGATAAAAATCCGAGTGAATTTTTTAAGGCGCTTTTTATTCTGGCTGAAAAAGGCTTGGATTTCGAAATTGCTATTCTTGGCGAGGCGTTCAGTGAAAAACCGGAAGAATTCAGGCTCGCAAAAGAAAAACTGGGATCTCGAATCATTCAATTTGGATACACAATCGAATTTTCCGAATATGCCAGTTGGCTTTGGCGGGCGGACATTTTGCCGGTCACATCAAATCAGGATTTTTTCGGTGCCAGTGTGGTTGAGGCGATCTACTGCGATTGCTTCCCGATCCTGCCGGAAAGACTCGCCTATCCGGAGCTTGTTCCTGCTGAATTACATGACAATTATCTTTACCACAATTTCGATGATTTGGTCACTCGACTGGAGCAGGCGATTTGCGATTTTGACGCTTTACAAAATCAAAGCTTAAGAGATATTGTAAAAAAATTCAATTGGGCTTCTCTAGTATCTGACTATGACGAAAAACTGGAAAGTTTTTGTTGAAATTTCTCATTGGGTAAATTATATTAGGAACTCAGTAATAAAAGAGTTTAGCCACGGATTCACACAGATAAAACACGGACTTTTTAATCTGATGAAGAAATTTGTCTTTAATTTTTTGATATTATTAGAAAAATAAACTCAAATCTCTGAGTTCTTTGTGAGTCTCAGCGTTCTCTGTGTCCAAAAGTTTTAAACGCTTCATTTTTAACTTATTTATAGACTTCTGCAAAACAGCTTAATTTGTCATTTCTTCCCCGAAGTGTCGGGGTCGAAATGACACAAAAGGTCGATTTTACAGAAGTCTAAACTTATTTAATCAGAGGAGGTTTACAACATGCGAAGTCGAGTCAATCGAGACTATTCACAAATCTCAGCTTTATTTATAGTTTTACTATTTTCTTTTATTTTAACCCAAACCGGTTTTGCAAGCGATGTTTTCAGCGAAAAGGATTTGCTTAAATTAAAGTCCGTTACAAGTGCGAAAATCAGCCCAAACGGTGGCTGGATTGCTTATACCGTTAGTGTGCCTCGCAAGGCGGCTGACAAGCCTGGCTCGGGTTATAGCGAACTTTATTTGATTTCCATAAAGACGAAAGAGGTTCGTCCGTATATTACCGGTAAAGTCAGGGTGCGGTCTGTCTCCTGGAGTCCGGACGGCTCGGCAGTTGGTTTTCTAACCAGTCGGGGAGAAAAGGCCAAAACACAGGTGTGGATGATACCCATCAGCGGGGGAGAGGCAAAGCAATTGACTCATTCTAAAACAAGCGTTTCTTCTTTCCGGTGGCATCCAACGGAAAATAAAGTGGCGTATTTAGCCAGTACGCCTAAATCCAAACATGAGAAAGATCTGGAGAAAAAAGGGTACGGATTTGTTTTCTATGAAGAAAATTTAAAGCACCGAAATCTGTACCTGGCTGATTTGGACGCTGAGGATTCCGAAGCCGAGCAGTTAACAAACGACGTGACCGTCTGGTCATTTGAATTTTCTCCAGATGGCAAGACCATTGCCGCTGCGGTCACCCAAGAAAATTTAATCGATCACAGTTATGCTTTTAAAACCGTGCATCTTCTGGATCTTAAAAGTAAAGAGTTAAAACCGCTGACCAAGAATCCCGGTAAACTTGGAAATTTTGCATTCAGCCCAAACGGCAGGCAGTTGGCTTATGCCGCGGCTCTCAGTCAAAAAGATAATGCGGTCAGTCAGGCTTTTGTCATTTCAATGAATGGCGGGGAACCGACCCATTTAACTCAGCCAAATTTTCGCGGTCATGTCGATTGGGTCGGCTGGAAAGATAACAATACATTGTTCTACCATTCTAAAGAAGGTGTAGAAACAACCCTGAGCACGGTCAGGCTGACCGGAAACGGGGTAAACCGGAAAGTTATTCTTGATTCAAAGAAGACGGGGGTTGTGTTTGGGCCACCGAGCACTACCAGGGATTTCAAGCACACGGCTCTGGTTGGGCAGTCGCCGAAATTTCCCGGAAACGTGTTCTATTTTAACGGCAAGAAAATGACCAAGCTGACCAACGTCAATCCGTGGCTTGCAGATAGAAAGTTAGGAAAGCAGGAGCCCATTCAATATAAAGCTCGCGATGGCAAGGAAGTAGAGGGGCTGCTCATTTACCCGGTGGATTATCAGGCCGGCACAAAATATCCGATGGTTGTCATTGTGCACGGCGGTCCGGAATCAAACTATTCTAACGGTTGGCTCTCCCGCTACTCTACTCCCGGACAAAACCTTTCTGGTAAAGGGTACGCAGCGTTTTATCCAAATTACCGGGCGTCAACGGGGTACGGCGTTGCGTACGCCGAATATGGCTATAACAACCCGGCCGGGGTTGAGTTTGACGACATTGCCGATGGAATTGATTATTTGATCGGTCAAGGCATTGCCGACCGCGACCGCGTCGGTCTTGGCGGCGGGTCTTACGGCGGCTATGCTTCCGGTTGGTTTGCAACCTATTACACGAAGTATGTCAAAGCTGTCTGTATGTTTGTCGGAATCAGTGACTTGATCAGCAAGCGTGGGACTTCTGATATTCCTTATGAAATGCTTTATGTGCATGCAGGACAAAAATTGGAAGATATGTGGGATTTAAGTCTAAAACGAAGTCCGATTTACTATGCTCATCAAAGCAAAACGGCGACTCTGATTTATGGCGGCTTGACGGATACCCGCGTTGACCCGGGACAAAGCAGGGAGCTGCATCGGCGAATGAAAATGAACGGCCATCCCGCAGTTCGGCTGGTGCAGTACCCGGGCGAAGGTCATGGGAATCGCAAGCAGCCGGGCCGGATTGATGTCTTATATCGAATTCTGGACTGGTATGATTGGTATGTTAAAGACGCCAAACCCTTAGAGGGTCCGATGCCACCTCTCGACATCAGCGACAAATATGGATTGAAATTAACCGAGTAAGGGACTTAAGGTAGGAAACAGACATGTCTGTTCATTGCGAAATTGATGGCCTTGAAACGAAATAAACCTTCCGACGAAGAGCTCAAAGATTTGGGCTTTGGCTCACGAGTGACGGAAAACAGCCCGCTCCGCTTACTCAATCGAGATGGCAGCTTCAACGTAGAGCGGGACGGTCTGCCATTCCTGCAATCTATCCACCTTTATCATTCGCTGCTTACGATGTCGTGGTGGAGATTTTATTTAACTATCACGGCTGTTTACATTTTTATTAACGCACTGTTTGCCCTGGTTTTTGTATTTGCTGGAGTCCCAATTGATGGGGCGACAAGCGTGATAATCTACGGCCGGTTTTTAGAGGCGTTCTTTTTTAGTGTGCAGACTTTTACAACTGTCGGATATGGACGCCTATCGCCCATCGGTGTGTTGGGCAACATTATTGCCTCGTTCGACGCATTCGTGGGTTTGATTTCATTCGCTATTGCAACAGGGCTTTTATTCGCCCGATTCTCAAGACCTAATGCAAAAATCTTGTTTAGTGAAAAAGCCATCATTGCGCCTTATAAAGACATCACCGCCTTTGAGTTTCGAATGGCAAATGTTCGCAGTAACCAATTGGTAAATATTGAAGTAAAGGTGTTATTTAGCGAACTTCATGAATCTGGCGGAAAGCCCAGGAGAAGTTTTCATGAGCTGCCCCTTGAACGGCACAAAGTAAATTTCCTGCCTCTACATCTGACAGTCGTTCATCCTATTGAAAAAGGGAGCCCCTTAAGTGGCTTAAAAATGCAAGATCTCGAAAAATCCGACGCGGAATTCCTTGTTTTGATCAGCGCTTTTGACGAGACTTTCTCACAAACAGTTCATACTCGAACATCTTACAAATTCAGTGAGATTGTCTGGGGAGTCAAATTTAGTGATATGTTTCAGTATTCCGGGAATGGGGCAGTTCGGGTTGATTTAAAGCGCATTCATGATTTTGAAAGTATGACTGTTCAAAGTTGAAAATTTGGCTCGTTTAATCAGTTTGTACTGCTACTAAAATATATTTTTCCAGAAAGTCGAATGCTATTGAACTGCTCCGAAAGTTCCCTCCCGTAGAAACCATTTACCCAAGTCTTAGCGTAACTTTAACGTAACTTCGGTAGACCCCGCCTCAGGCTTCTGAACAGCTCGAAATCCTTGACAGTTAAATTTTTCTCGCTTATCTTTTCTCCAGAGAAGAAGTTCGTATGGTTTGTTAACCTTTTGGCCCATGTGATTTGTCCAGGAGCTCCAATTTTGCGACGTTGGAGAACTATGGCTTATCTTTCAGAAATTGGTACAAAAAAGGAAACAGGAGAGATTCGGTAACTGAAGGGATGGTTCTATGAGTGAAGTAT
It includes:
- a CDS encoding aminotransferase class V-fold PLP-dependent enzyme → MNSLNRREFLGAIGRPVAVAATVAVLDPLGMRRAIEALANIPGTPEEIAADESFWFEVQQAFTVDRSLVNLNNGGVSPAPAVVQDAMKRHLDYSNEAPVYTMWRILEPQREGVRNRLARAFKCSPEEIALTRNASESLQICQLGLDFKSGDEVLTTDQDYGRMITTFRQRERREGIKLNLFPIPVPAEDPKKIVSLFEENITAKTKAILMSHMINLTGQILPVKQVTQMARKKGIPVIVDGAHSFAHFDFTHEDLDCDYFTTSLHKWLFAPHGTGMLYVRKDKIAGLWPMMPASKKMDDDIRKFEEIGTHPAANYLAIAEALTFHQGIGPKRKEARLVYLRDRWAKRLLEHDRVRLHTSLKPGFACGLATVQIEGIDPVELTTHLWKKQRIIVTPIMRDEFQGIRVTPNVYTTLEEVDRFCEAMETVIKKGLPKT
- a CDS encoding S9 family peptidase, which produces MRSRVNRDYSQISALFIVLLFSFILTQTGFASDVFSEKDLLKLKSVTSAKISPNGGWIAYTVSVPRKAADKPGSGYSELYLISIKTKEVRPYITGKVRVRSVSWSPDGSAVGFLTSRGEKAKTQVWMIPISGGEAKQLTHSKTSVSSFRWHPTENKVAYLASTPKSKHEKDLEKKGYGFVFYEENLKHRNLYLADLDAEDSEAEQLTNDVTVWSFEFSPDGKTIAAAVTQENLIDHSYAFKTVHLLDLKSKELKPLTKNPGKLGNFAFSPNGRQLAYAAALSQKDNAVSQAFVISMNGGEPTHLTQPNFRGHVDWVGWKDNNTLFYHSKEGVETTLSTVRLTGNGVNRKVILDSKKTGVVFGPPSTTRDFKHTALVGQSPKFPGNVFYFNGKKMTKLTNVNPWLADRKLGKQEPIQYKARDGKEVEGLLIYPVDYQAGTKYPMVVIVHGGPESNYSNGWLSRYSTPGQNLSGKGYAAFYPNYRASTGYGVAYAEYGYNNPAGVEFDDIADGIDYLIGQGIADRDRVGLGGGSYGGYASGWFATYYTKYVKAVCMFVGISDLISKRGTSDIPYEMLYVHAGQKLEDMWDLSLKRSPIYYAHQSKTATLIYGGLTDTRVDPGQSRELHRRMKMNGHPAVRLVQYPGEGHGNRKQPGRIDVLYRILDWYDWYVKDAKPLEGPMPPLDISDKYGLKLTE
- a CDS encoding RidA family protein, giving the protein MKYFIITVLLIGCGAQQPADKEVISSENAPAAIGPYSQAIRAGNTLYLAGQIAIDPATGKMIEGGVEDQTHRVLKNIGAVLKEAGFTISDVVQSQVFLADLNNYGAMNAVYATYFKKNPPARAAVQVARLPLDALVEIMVTAVRTK
- a CDS encoding DUF3524 domain-containing protein, which codes for MNILILEPYFTGSHKVWAQGYQKQSKHTVEILSLPGNFWKWRMHGGAVSLAKNFLAGNFEPDLLLATDMLDLTTFLSLTRHKTSNLPTAIYFHENQLSYPWSPSDRDVMQKRDKHYGFINYVSALTADAVFFNSKYHQDSFLDELMRYLKHFPDHTDLENIDRIKSKSKVLPLGLDLSRLDEFKPTLNSKLETANAKPLILWNHRWEYDKNPSEFFKALFILAEKGLDFEIAILGEAFSEKPEEFRLAKEKLGSRIIQFGYTIEFSEYASWLWRADILPVTSNQDFFGASVVEAIYCDCFPILPERLAYPELVPAELHDNYLYHNFDDLVTRLEQAICDFDALQNQSLRDIVKKFNWASLVSDYDEKLESFC